From the Streptomyces sp. NBC_01216 genome, the window CCCTGGGCCCCGAGGACCGCGACGCGCAGCTTGCTCATTGGTCTGAACTCTCTCTAGGAGACGGATTCGTGCAGGCGGTCCGCCTGCTTGTCCTTCACTGGCCCTATGACGGACAGCGAGGGCCGCTGTCCGAGCACCTCGCGGGCGACCTCGCGGACCTCGTCCGGGGTCACCGCGGCGATCCGGGCGAGCATGTCGTCGACCGACATCTGTGTGCCCCAGCACAGTTCGCTCTTGCCGATGCGGTTCATCAGCGCTCCGGTGTCCTCCAGCCCGAGGACCGTGGAACCGGAGAGCTGCCCGATGGCACGGGAGATCTCGTCGGCGGTCAGTCCTTCGGAGGCCACCTTGTCGAGCTCGTCCCGGCAGATCGCGAGAACATCGTGGATCTGGTTGGGGCGGCAGCCCGCGTACACGCCGAAGAGGCCGCAGTCGGCGAATCCGGAGGTGTACGAGTACACGCTGTAGGCCAGACCGCGTTTCTCCCGGACCTCCTGGAAGAGCCGCGAGGACATGCCGCCGCCGAGGGCGGTGTTCAGCACGCCGAGCGCCCAGCGGCGCTCGTCGGTGCGGGCCAGGCCCGGCATGCCGAGCACGACATGGGCCTGCTCGGTCCTGCGGCCGAGGACGTCGACACGGCCCGCGGCACGGATGGTGCGCCGGCCGTCGCGGGGGGCGACGGGGCGGGCGTCGGGGCGGCCGAGCGCGCCGGCCTTCTCGAAGGCCCGACGGACCTGGCGCACCACGGTGGCGTGGTCGATGTTGCCCGCCGCCGCGACGACCAGGTGGGTGGGGTCGTAGTGCTTCTTGTAGAAGCGGGCGATCCGGCCGCGGTCGAGGGCGTTGACGGTGTCGACGGTGCCGAGGACCGGTCGGCCCAGCGGGGTGTCGCCGAACATGGTCTGCGCGAACAGGTCGTGCACCACGTCGCCCGGGTCGTCCTCGGTCATCGCGATCTCCTCGAGGATGACACCGCGCTCCGCGTCGACGTCGCTCTCCAGGATCAGGGAGCCGGTGAGCATGTCACAGACGACGTCGATCGCCAGAGGCAGATCGGTGTCGAGGACCCGCGCGTAGTAGCAGGTGTACTCCTTCGCGGTGAAGGCGTTCATCTCGCCGCCGACCGCGTCGAGCGCGGCGGAGATGTCGAGGGCGCTGCGCCGCCCGGTGCCCTTGAAGAGGAGGTGCTCCAGGTAGTGGGTGGCGCCGTTGAGCGTGGGCGTCTCGTCGCGGGAGCCCACGTGTGCCCAGATGCCGAAGGTGGCGGAGCGCACGGAGGGCAGTGTCTCGGTGACGATCCGCAGGCCGCCGGGGAGGGTCGTGCGACGGACCGTGCCGATGCCGTCCTTGCCCGGGAGAAGCGTTTGGGTACGGGCGACGGCCCGCCCCTCCGAGGAGGGGCGGGCCGTCGTCACGGAACTACGGGACGTCACTGGTCGGCGTCGTCCTTCTTGTCGGTGCCCTCGGCGGCACCCTCTTCGTCGGCGACCACGGGGATCAGCGAGAGCTTGCCGCGCTGGTCGATCTCGGCGATCTCCACCTGGACCTTGGAGCCGACCGCGAGCACGTCCTCGACGTTCTCCACGCGCTTGCCACCGGCGAGCTTGCGGATCTGCGAGATGTGCAGCAGGCCGTCCTTGCCCGGGAGCAGCGAGACGAACGCACCGAAGGTGGTGGTCTTGACGACCGTACCCAGGTAGCGCTCGCCGACCTCCGGCATGGTCGGGTTGGCGATGCCGTTGATCGTGGCGCGGGCGGCCTCGGCCTGCGAGCCCTGGGCGGCACCGATGTAGATGGTGCCGTCGTCCTCGATCGTGATGTCGGCGCCGGTGTCCTCCTGGATCTGGTTGATCATCTTGCCCTTGGGGCCGATGACCTCGCCGATCTTGTCCACCGGAATCTTGACGGTGATGATGCGCGGCGCGTTCGGGGACATCTCGTCCGGAACGTCGATGGCCTCGTTCATCACGTCGAGGATGTGCAGACGCGCGTCACGGGCCTGCTTCAGCGCGGCGGCCAGGACCGAGGCGGGAATGCCGTCGAGCTTGGTGTCGAGCTGAAGCGCGGTGACGAAGGTCTTCGTGCCGGCGACCTTGAAGTCCATGTCGCCGAACGCGTCCTCGGCGCCGAGGATGTCGGTCAGGGCGACGTAGTGGGTCTTGCCGTCGACCTCCTCGGAGATCAGGCCCATGGCGATGCCGGCGACGGGCGCCTTCAGCGGCACACCGGCGTTCAGCAGCGACATGGTGGAGGCGCAGACCGAGCCCATGGACGTCGAGCCGTTGGAGCCGAGGGCCTCGGACACCTGGCGGATCGCGTAGGGGAACTCCTCGCGCGTCGGCAGCACCGGCACGATGGCGCGCTCGGCGAGCGCTCCGTGGCCGATCTCGCGGCGCTTGGGCGAACCCACGCGGCCGGTCTCGCCGACGGAGTACGGCGGGAAGTTGTAGTTGTGCATGTAGCGCTTGCGGGTCACCGGGGAGAGGGTGTCCAGCTGCTGCTCCATCCGGAGCATGTTGAGGGTGGTGACGCCCAGGATCTGGGTCTCGCCACGCTCGAAGAGCGCCGAGCCGTGCACGCGCGGGATGGCCTCGACCTCGGCGGCGAGGGTACGGATGTCCGTGATCCCGCGGCCGTCGATGCGGACCTTGTCCTTGATGATCCGCTCGCGGACCAGCTTCTTGGTCAGCGCGCGGTAGGCGCCGGAGATCTCCTTCTCGCGGCCCTCGAAGGCCGGGAGGAGCTTCTCGGCGGCGAGCTCCTTGATGCGGTCGAGCTCGGTCTCGCGCTCCTGCTTGCCGGCGATGGTGAGCGCCTGGGCGAGCTCGCTCTTGACCGCGGCGGACAGCGCCTCCAGGACGTCGTCCTGGTAGTCGAGGAAGACCGGGAACTCGCCGGTCGGCTTGGCGGCCTTGGCGGCGAGGTCCGACTGGGCCTTGCACAGGGCCTTGATGAAGGGCTTCGCGGCCTCGAGACCGGCGGCGACGACCTCTTCGGTCGGCGCCTCCGCGCCGCCCTTGACGAGCTCGATCGTCTTCTCGGTGGCCTCGGCCTCGACCATCATGATCGCGACGTCGCCGTCCTCCAGGACGCGGCCGGCGACCACCATGTCGAAGACGGCGTCCTCGAGCTCGGTGTGCGTCGGGAAGGCGACCCACTGGCCCTTGATCAGCGCGACACGGGTGCCGCCGATCGGGCCGGAGAAGGGCAGGCCGGCCAGCTGCGTGGAGCAGGAGGCGGCGTTGATCGCGATCACGTCGTAGAGGTGATCGGGGTTGAGCGCCATGATCGTCTCGACGATCTGGATCTCGTTGCGCAGGCCCTTGGCGAAGGACGGGCGCAGCGGCCGGTCGATCAGGCGGCAGGTGAGGATCGCGTCCTCGGAGGGGCGGCCCTCCCGGCGGAAGAAGGAGCCGGGGATCTTGCCGGCCGCGTACATCCGCTCCTCGACGTCCACCGTCAGGGGGAAGAAGTCGAGCTGGTCCTTGGGGCGCTTGGACGCGGTGGTGGCCGAGAGGACCATCGTGTCGTCGTCCAGGTACGCGACGGCGGAGCCGGCGGCCTGCTTGGCCAGACGGCCCGTCTCGAAGCGGATCGTGCGGGTGCCGAAGGTGCCGTTGTCGATGACGGCCTCGGCGTAGTGGGTCTCGTTCTCCACTAGCGGTTTCTCCTACGTGTTCGTCTTTTCGTCCATCGGCCCGTGTGGCCGGGGACGGTCATATGAGGAGAAGCCCGCCTGGGGTGCGGGCCGGTCTTCGATCGAAGCACCCGGGATGGGAGTCCGGGCGCCACTACCGAGGACCGGCGGCGGGCCGGCGGCTTCTCGCTCGCGCCTATGGCGTTGTCCCACCAGACTAAGTGGCGGTCGGCACATTGCGCACGTACGGCAAAGGGAGCGGCCCCCTATTCGTGGGAACCGCTCCCTTCACGACGTCTTACTTGGCACCGCCGGCCGCGCCACGGCGGATGCCCAGGCGGTCGACCAGCGCACGGAAGCGCTGGATGTCCTTCTTGGCCAGGTACTGCAGCAGGCGGCGGCGCTGGCCCACCAGGATCAGCAGACCACGACGGGAGTGGTGGTCGTGCTTGTGCTGCTTGAGGTGCTCGGTCAGGTCCGAGATACGACGGGAGAGCATCGCGACCTGGACCTCGGGGGAGCCGGTGTCGCCCTCCTTGGTGCCGAACTCGGCCATGATCTGCTTCTTCGTAGCGGCGTCGAGAGACACTCGGTACTCCTCTTGTGTGTTCGTGCGCCCTCGAGTGCCCCTGGTCTTGGTCTCAGGGGGACTTCCGTGACTCGGAGGCGAAGGTTCGATGAGCGCAGCTTCCAGAGGGAACCCTGAATCCGTGGTTCCGGTGGATTTGGGATGGTTCCGGGAGCGCGTACACAAACGACCGTCACACAGCGTACCAGCTCGTGGGACCGTCGTTACTTGCTGGTGAGTGAGCGGGCCGCGGCGAAGACGTCGAGGACCGCCAGGCAGAGCGGGACGAGGGAGAGCAGGACGAAACCCTCGGTGAGGTCGAGCAGCCGGCCCCAGAAGGGCGAGAGCCCCTTCCTGGGGATGATCAGGCCGACCGCGGTGACCAGCGCGGCGCCGGCGGCCACGGCCGCGGTGAGCCAGATCGTGCGGATGTCCAGGCCGCCGCGGTCCCCGTACATCAGGAGGTCCTTCACGAGGTCCACCGGCGGGTTCAGGGAGAGTCCGAGGATCAGCAGGGCGATGGCGACGATGCCGGCGACCAGGACGCAGACGACCTGGGAGGTGTAGCGGAAGAGCCGGGCGCGCAGCAGCATCGCGAGACCCGCGGCGAGTGCCAGCAGCTGGCCCCAGACCTGGCCGGCGAAGCCGAGCACGGCGGCGGAGCCCACGACGACGGCCGCGCAGCCGCCGACCAGGCCGAGGAGCATCTCGTGGCCGCGGCGGGCCTGGAGGGCGACGCGCTCGCCGTCGACCGGCTGGGCCTCGTCGGGCAGCGGCTGGCCGGGCTCGGCGTGGAACTCCTCGTCGGCGGCGCTGCGCGGGGCGGCGTATCCGATGGGGAGGCGGGCGAAACGGGCCGAGAGGCCGGGCAGGAAGGCGACCAGGCCGATGGCCACCGGGGCGCAGACCGCTGCGGTCTCGGTGGCGGACGACTCGGCGAGGATCGCGAGGAAGGTGGCGAGGGTGCCGACGGTGGCCAGGAAGGTCGCGGCGACGAACGGCGCGTCCCCGCTGGGCGTGAGGACGACCAGGGTGACGGCGGCGACCAGGACGGCCACACAGCCGAGCAGGAACTGAAGCCGGCCCGGCCCCTGGCCGGCGTCGGGTCCGACGATGCCGGAGCCGGCGATGAGCAGGAGCGGGAGGGCGCCGAGGCCGAGGGCCACGGCGGTGGCCCGGTCCTGGTAGACCCGTGCGCGCACCCCGGCGAAGGCGGTGAGCAGGACGCCGACGGCGCCGGCGACGACTCCGGGCAGGCCGTGCATGTCGTGGCGCACCGGGTCGGCGTACCAGAGCACGAAGCCCATGAGCACGAGCAGCAGCACTCCGGCGGCCAGTCCGGCGCCGCGCAGCAGGTCGTCGCTCCACAGGTGCCGGTCGCGGGTGACGGCGGAGGCGACGGCGTCGGAGACGTCGTCGAAGACGGCGGGCGGCAGCGACTGGGCGAAGGGGCGCAGCGAGAGGACCTCGCCGTCGAGGACCTGCTGGGCGGCGAGCGTGCGCGCCCCGTCCAGGACCGAGCCGTCGCGCCGGACGAGGTGGTACCCGGTCGGGGTGCCGGCGGCCTGGGTCTGTCCGGTGAGCCGCAGGATCTCCGGGTAGACGTCGGCGACCGCGATGTCCTCGGGGAGCGCGACGTCGATACGACTGTCCGGCGCCACGACGGTGACGCGGCAGAAGCCGGTCGCTGCGGTCGTACTCACGTGTCTGGACCCCCTGATTCGCGGTTGCGCACAAGTGCGGCGCCACCCTACCGGGCACAACCCCCCATGGCTGCAAGTAGGATCGCCCTCTCGCGGGGGAGGCCGTCGTTGATGGGGGCGCCGGTACGGAAACCCCCCTCGAGAGACCCGCCCGCGACAAGGGATTGATGCTCCGGTGAGCCAGCTCGTCGTCAAACGCCCGCCGAGGTCCCTTCCTCCGGAAGTGCCCAGTGAGGAACTGGTGCTGGAGCCCCCGCCGGAACTCCCGCGGGGGCAGCAGGAAGGCATGCTGATGCAGCTCCTGCCGATGCTCGGCATGGGTTCCTCGGTGGTGTTCTTCTTCATGCCGGGCGCGCATCCGTTCATGCGGATCATGGGCGTCCTGATGCTGGTCTCGACGGTCAGCATGGCCATCGCCCAGCTCGTGCGATTCCGCAAGGGTACGCAGGGGCAAATTGCCGATGTGCGGCGCGACTACCTCAAATACCTCGCGCAGACCCGGCGTACGGTCCGGCGCACCGCGCGGCGGCAGCGCGAAGCCCAGTTGTACTTGCACCCCTCTCCGGAGCAGTTGTGGTCGGTGGTGGCGGAGGGGTCGCGGGTCTGGGAACGCCGGGTGGGCGACCACGACTTCGGGCAGGTGCGCGTCGGTCTGGGCACCCAGCAGCTGGCCACGCCGCTGGTGGCGCCGGACACGGCTCCGGTGGACGAGCTGGAGCCCCTGTGCGCGGGCGCGATGCAGCAGTTCCTGGCCGTGCACGGCTCGTTGGACGGGCTGCCGATGGCGGTCTCGATGCGCGCCTTCTACCACGTGACGGTGTCCGGTGAGCCGGAGGCGGCGCAGGCCGCCGCGCGCGGTCTGGTCGCCCAGCTGGTGACGCTGCACTCCCCCGACGACCTGATGGTCGCCGTCGTGGCGGCGCGGAACGCGCAGGAGCGCTGGGACTGGACGAAGTGGCTGCCGCACACGCAGGTCGCCGGGCAGGTCGACGGGGCGGGCACGAAGCGCCTGTTCGGCGACGATCTCGCCGAGCTGGAGCAGTTGGTCCGTTCGCGTCTCGACGGGCGTCCGCGGTTCAGCCGCGACAACCAGCCGGTGCTGGACCAGCCGCATATGGTGGTCGTCCTCGACGGCGGGATGGTGCCCCCCGACTCCCTGCTGGCGGCGCCCGAGGGCCTGCAGGGCGTGACCATCATCGAGGTGGTCCCGGGCGAACTGGACGAGCCGCGCGGTGGACTGTCCGTGGTGGTACGGCCGGGGCGGCTGCGCCTGGAGTCGGGCGGCGGCTACGCGTACGAAGGGCTGCCGGACGGGATCTCGTTGCCGGCCGCCGAGGCGCTGGCCCGGCAGCTCGCGCCGCTGCGGATGGGTGGCGGGGACGACGACGAACCGCTGCTCGCCAACCTGGACTTCACGGATCTGCTGAACCTCGGGGACGCCGACTCCGTGGACGTCGCGCGGACCTGGCGGCCCCGTTCGGTGGCCGAGCGGCTGCGGGTGCCGATCGGTGTCGGCGAGGACGGCCAGCCGGTCATGCTGGACCTGAAGGAGGCCGCGCAGGAGGGCATGGGTCCGCACGGGCTGTGCGTGGGCGCGACCGGTTCGGGCAAGTCGGAGCTGCTGCGCACCCTGGTACTGGGTCTGGCGGTGACGCACTCCTCGGAGACGCTGAACTTCGTGCTCGCCGACTTCAAGGGCGGCGCGACCTTCGCGGGCATGTCCCAGATGCCGCACGTCGCCGCGGTCATCACCAACCTCTCCGACGACCTGA encodes:
- the eccD gene encoding type VII secretion integral membrane protein EccD — encoded protein: MSTTAATGFCRVTVVAPDSRIDVALPEDIAVADVYPEILRLTGQTQAAGTPTGYHLVRRDGSVLDGARTLAAQQVLDGEVLSLRPFAQSLPPAVFDDVSDAVASAVTRDRHLWSDDLLRGAGLAAGVLLLVLMGFVLWYADPVRHDMHGLPGVVAGAVGVLLTAFAGVRARVYQDRATAVALGLGALPLLLIAGSGIVGPDAGQGPGRLQFLLGCVAVLVAAVTLVVLTPSGDAPFVAATFLATVGTLATFLAILAESSATETAAVCAPVAIGLVAFLPGLSARFARLPIGYAAPRSAADEEFHAEPGQPLPDEAQPVDGERVALQARRGHEMLLGLVGGCAAVVVGSAAVLGFAGQVWGQLLALAAGLAMLLRARLFRYTSQVVCVLVAGIVAIALLILGLSLNPPVDLVKDLLMYGDRGGLDIRTIWLTAAVAAGAALVTAVGLIIPRKGLSPFWGRLLDLTEGFVLLSLVPLCLAVLDVFAAARSLTSK
- the rpsO gene encoding 30S ribosomal protein S15; the protein is MSLDAATKKQIMAEFGTKEGDTGSPEVQVAMLSRRISDLTEHLKQHKHDHHSRRGLLILVGQRRRLLQYLAKKDIQRFRALVDRLGIRRGAAGGAK
- a CDS encoding polyribonucleotide nucleotidyltransferase; the encoded protein is MENETHYAEAVIDNGTFGTRTIRFETGRLAKQAAGSAVAYLDDDTMVLSATTASKRPKDQLDFFPLTVDVEERMYAAGKIPGSFFRREGRPSEDAILTCRLIDRPLRPSFAKGLRNEIQIVETIMALNPDHLYDVIAINAASCSTQLAGLPFSGPIGGTRVALIKGQWVAFPTHTELEDAVFDMVVAGRVLEDGDVAIMMVEAEATEKTIELVKGGAEAPTEEVVAAGLEAAKPFIKALCKAQSDLAAKAAKPTGEFPVFLDYQDDVLEALSAAVKSELAQALTIAGKQERETELDRIKELAAEKLLPAFEGREKEISGAYRALTKKLVRERIIKDKVRIDGRGITDIRTLAAEVEAIPRVHGSALFERGETQILGVTTLNMLRMEQQLDTLSPVTRKRYMHNYNFPPYSVGETGRVGSPKRREIGHGALAERAIVPVLPTREEFPYAIRQVSEALGSNGSTSMGSVCASTMSLLNAGVPLKAPVAGIAMGLISEEVDGKTHYVALTDILGAEDAFGDMDFKVAGTKTFVTALQLDTKLDGIPASVLAAALKQARDARLHILDVMNEAIDVPDEMSPNAPRIITVKIPVDKIGEVIGPKGKMINQIQEDTGADITIEDDGTIYIGAAQGSQAEAARATINGIANPTMPEVGERYLGTVVKTTTFGAFVSLLPGKDGLLHISQIRKLAGGKRVENVEDVLAVGSKVQVEIAEIDQRGKLSLIPVVADEEGAAEGTDKKDDADQ
- a CDS encoding M16 family metallopeptidase encodes the protein MTSRSSVTTARPSSEGRAVARTQTLLPGKDGIGTVRRTTLPGGLRIVTETLPSVRSATFGIWAHVGSRDETPTLNGATHYLEHLLFKGTGRRSALDISAALDAVGGEMNAFTAKEYTCYYARVLDTDLPLAIDVVCDMLTGSLILESDVDAERGVILEEIAMTEDDPGDVVHDLFAQTMFGDTPLGRPVLGTVDTVNALDRGRIARFYKKHYDPTHLVVAAAGNIDHATVVRQVRRAFEKAGALGRPDARPVAPRDGRRTIRAAGRVDVLGRRTEQAHVVLGMPGLARTDERRWALGVLNTALGGGMSSRLFQEVREKRGLAYSVYSYTSGFADCGLFGVYAGCRPNQIHDVLAICRDELDKVASEGLTADEISRAIGQLSGSTVLGLEDTGALMNRIGKSELCWGTQMSVDDMLARIAAVTPDEVREVAREVLGQRPSLSVIGPVKDKQADRLHESVS